One Mya arenaria isolate MELC-2E11 chromosome 7, ASM2691426v1 genomic window carries:
- the LOC128240115 gene encoding uncharacterized protein LOC128240115: MSQPSAPPYGEPPPPYSGYGGYGGDSVYPPPQGPQGYGYPHPHGQPPQGYVQHGYPQQGQPGRYPQQGGYPYGQGQTVVVTQPQQVQQERGRDKDRSTECLLLGLLACLCCCCMMD; this comes from the exons aTGTCGCAGCCCAGTGCTCCACCATACGGCGAGCCCCCTCCCCCATATAGCGGTTACGGGGGTTACGGGGGTGACAGCGTCTATCCACCACCCCAGGGCCCACAGGGATACGGTTACCCTCATCCACACGGCCAGCCCCCACAGGGCTATGTTCAGCACGGTTATCCCCAGCAAGGTCAGCCGGGTCGTTACCCCCAACAAGGAGGTTACCCCTATGGCCAAGGACAGACGGTTGTGGTCACCCAGCCCCAGCA agtCCAACAAGAACGGGGCCGGGATAAGGACAGAAGTACCGAGTGTTTGTTGCTGGGCCTGCTCGCCTGCCTCTGTTGTTGTTGCATGATGGACTAG